A genomic segment from Melanotaenia boesemani isolate fMelBoe1 chromosome 9, fMelBoe1.pri, whole genome shotgun sequence encodes:
- the dcun1d5 gene encoding DCN1-like protein 5 produces MPLKKRKLPESNDHDHKCKITSFTRPQIRSVKPVSTEKLFSNKKCQAWFHKYAGTDKVVGPEAMEKFCEDIGVEPENIIMLVLAWHLEAVNMGYFTKDEWLRGMTLLQCDCTERLQSKLDYLRSELNDSVVFKNIYRYAFDFARDKNQRSLDMDTAKSMLALLLGRTWPLFPLFHQFLEQSKYKGLNKDQWYNVLEFSRTINAELSNYDEDGAWPVLLDEFVEWQKTRST; encoded by the exons ATGCctttgaagaagagaaaactacctgaatcaaatgaccaTGAccataaatgtaaaattacaag TTTTACTCGACCTCAGATCCGCAGTGTGAAGCCAGTCAGCACCGAGAAGCTGTTTTCCAATAAGAAGTGCCAGGCCTGGTTCCACAAGTATGCTGGTACCGACAAGGTGGTTGGTCCAGAGGCCATGGAGAAGTTCTGTGAAGACATCGGTGTGGAACCAGAGAAT attaTTATGTTAGTTTTAGCGTGGCATCTAGAAGCAGTAAATATGGGGTACTTCACAAAAGATGAGTGGCTCAGGGGAATGACATTACtaca GTGTGACTGCACAGAGAGGTTACAAAGCAAACTTGATTACCTTCGCAGTGAACTCAACGACTCCGTAGTCTTCAAAAATATCTACAGATATGCCTTTGACTTTGCCAGG GATAAGAACCAGAGGAGTTTGGACATGGACACGGCTAAATCCATGCTGGCTTTACTGCTGGGGAGGACATGGCCTCTCTTTCCCCTTTTCCACCAGTTTCTGGAG CAGTCAAAATACAAGGGGTTGAACAAGGACCAGTGGTACAACGTTCTGGAGTTCAGCAGGACCATCAACGCAGAACTCAGTAACTACGATGAAGACGGCGCTT GGCCAGTGCTGCTAGACGAGTTTGTGGAATGGCAGAAGACGAGGTCGACATAG
- the LOC121645656 gene encoding cullin-5-like isoform X2, with protein MRPIVLKLLRQEAVTKQQWFDLFSDVHAVCLWDDKGPAKIHQALKEDILDFIKQAQTRVLSHQDDTALLKAYIVEWRKFFTQCDILPKPFCQLEITLMGKQGSNKKTNMEDSIVRKLMLDTWNESIFSNIKSRLQDSAMKLVHAERLGEAFDSQLVIGVRESYVNLCSNPDDKLQIYRDNFEKAYLDSTERFYRTQAPSYLQQNGVQNYMKYADAKLREEEKRALRYLETRRECNSVQALMECCVNALVTSFKETILAECPGMIKHNETDKLHLMFSLMDKVPSGIEPMLKDLEEHIINAGLADMVAAAETITTDSEKYVEQLLTLFNRFSKLVKEAFQDDPRFLTARDKAYKAVVNDATIFKLELPMKQKGVGMKTQPESKCPELLANYCDMLLRKTPLSKKLTSEEIELKLKEVLLVLKYVQNKDVFMRYHKAHLTRRLILDISADSEIEENMVEWLREVGMPADYVNKLARMFQDIKVSEDLNQVFKEMHKHNKLALPADSVNIKILNAGAWSRSSEKVFVSLPTELEDLIPEVEDFYKRNHSGRKLHWHHLMSNGIITFKNEVGQYDLEVTTFQLAVLFAWNQRPRERISFENLKLATELPDAELRRTLWSLVAFPKLKRQVLSYDPPVSSPKDFTDGTLFYVNQDFSLIKNSKVQKRGKINLIGRLQLTTERMREEENEGIVQLRILRTQEAIIQIMKMRKRISNAQLQTELVEILKNMFLPQKKMIKEQIEWLIEHKYIKRDEGDINTFIYMA; from the exons ATGCGACCCATCGTCCTCAAGTTGCTCAGACAGGAGGCAGTCACCAAGCAACAGTGGTTTGACTTGTTCTC AGATGTCCATGCTGTTTGTCTATGGGATGATAAAGGTCCAGCCAAAATCCACCAAGCCCTCAAAGAAGACATCCTCGACTTTATCAAGCAAGCACAAACT CGTGTGCTGAGCCATCAGGATGACACAGCTCTGCTTAAAGCCTACATTGTAGAGTGGAGGAAGTTCTTCACCCAGTGTGACATCCTGCCTAAACCTTTCTGTCAGTTGGAGATCACACTGATGGGAAAACAAGGCAGCAACAAGAAAACTAACATGGAAGACAGCATTGTACGCAAG CTGATGCTGGACACGTGGAACGAGTCAATCTTTTCCAACATTAAGAGTCGCCTGCAAGATAGTGCTATGAAGCTGGTTCACGCCGAGAGGTTGGGAGAGGCATTTGACTCGCAGCTAGTTATAGGTGTACGCGAGTCGTACG TCAACTTGTGCTCTAACCCAGATGACAAGCTGCAGATCTACAGGGATAACTTTGAGAAAGCTTATTTGGACTCCACAGAGAGGTTTTACCGAACACAGGCACCATCCTACCTGCAACAAAATGGTGTCCAGAATTACATGAAATAT GCCGATGCAAAGCtgagagaagaggagaagagaGCACTAAGATATCTGGAGACACGCCGTGAATGTAACTCTGTTCAAGCA CTTATGGAATGTTGTGTGAATGCACTGGTGACGTCCTTCAAAGAGACCATCTTAGCCGAATGTCCAGGAATGATTAAACACAATGAAACAGACA AGCTGCACCTGATGTTTTCCCTGATGGACAAGGTTCCCAGTGGGATCGAGCCCATGCTAAAAGACTTGGAAGAGCATATCATCAATGCAGGTCTAGCAGACATGGTGGCTGCTGCTGAGACAATCACTACT GATTCTGAGAAATACGTGGAGCAGCTGTTGACGTTGTTTAACCGCTTCAGTAAGCTGGTTAAGGAAGCTTTCCAGGACGATCCTCGCTTCCTCACTGCAAGAGATAAG GCTTATAAGGCTGTTGTCAATGATGCCACAATCTTCAAATTGGAGCTGCCTATGAAGCAGAAGGG TGTGGGTATGAAGACTCAGCCAGAGTCCAAATGTCCTGAGCTGCTGGCAAACTATTGTGACATGCTGCTGAGAAAAACTCCCCTTAGCAAGAAACTCACCTCAGAAGAAATTGAGCTCAAACTCAAAGAAGTG CTCTTGGTGTTGAAGTACGTCCAGAACAAAGATGTGTTTATGCGTTATCACAAGGCTCACCTGACCAGGCGCCTGATTCTGGACATTTCAGCAGACAGTGAGATTGAAGAGAACATGGTGGAGTGGCTTAGA GAAGTAGGAATGCCTGCTGATTATGTGAACAAGCTGGCCAGGATGTTCCAGGACATCAAAGTCTCAGAGGACCTCAATCAAGTCTTCAAAgagatgcacaaacacaacaagctgGCCCTGCCAG CTGACAGTGTGAACATTAAGATCCTGAATGCTGGGGCGTGGTCACGAAGCAGTGAGAAGGTTTTTGTCTCGCTGCCCACGGAGCTGGAGGACCTGATTCCTGAGGTGGAAGACTTCTATAAAAGAAATCATAGTGGCCGTAAACTCCACTGGCATCACCTCATGTCCAATGGGATT ATCACCTTTAAAAACGAGGTGGGCCAGTACGACCTGGAGGTGACAACGTTCCAACTTGCCGTGTTGTTTGCTTGGAACCAGAGACCCAGAGAGAGAATCAGCTTTGAGAATCTCAAACTGGCCACAGAGCTGCCTGATGCCGAGCTGCGTCGAACACTATGG TCCCTGGTTGCCTTCCCCAAGCTGAAGAGACAAGTGCTGTCCTATGACCCTCCAGTTAGTTCTCCCAAAGACTTCACGGACGGCACGCTTTTCTACGTCAACCAGGACTTCTCACTTAT CAAAAACTCCAAAGTccagaagagaggaaaaatcaACCTGATTGGTCGGCTGCAGCTGACCACTGAGCGAATGAGAGAAGAGGAGAATGAAGGAATTGTACAGCTCAGAATACTCAGGACTCAG GAGGCAATCATCCAAATTATGAAGATGAGGAAGCGCATCAGCAATGCCCAGCTGCAGACGGAGCTGGTAGAAATCttgaaaaatatgtttctgcCTCAGAAGAAGATGATAAAGGAGCAGATTGAATGGCTTATCGAGCACAAGTATATTAAGAGAGACGAGGGAGACATCAACACCTTCATCTACATGGCCTAG
- the LOC121645656 gene encoding cullin-5-like isoform X1: MATSNLLKNKGSLQFEDKWDLMRPIVLKLLRQEAVTKQQWFDLFSDVHAVCLWDDKGPAKIHQALKEDILDFIKQAQTRVLSHQDDTALLKAYIVEWRKFFTQCDILPKPFCQLEITLMGKQGSNKKTNMEDSIVRKLMLDTWNESIFSNIKSRLQDSAMKLVHAERLGEAFDSQLVIGVRESYVNLCSNPDDKLQIYRDNFEKAYLDSTERFYRTQAPSYLQQNGVQNYMKYADAKLREEEKRALRYLETRRECNSVQALMECCVNALVTSFKETILAECPGMIKHNETDKLHLMFSLMDKVPSGIEPMLKDLEEHIINAGLADMVAAAETITTDSEKYVEQLLTLFNRFSKLVKEAFQDDPRFLTARDKAYKAVVNDATIFKLELPMKQKGVGMKTQPESKCPELLANYCDMLLRKTPLSKKLTSEEIELKLKEVLLVLKYVQNKDVFMRYHKAHLTRRLILDISADSEIEENMVEWLREVGMPADYVNKLARMFQDIKVSEDLNQVFKEMHKHNKLALPADSVNIKILNAGAWSRSSEKVFVSLPTELEDLIPEVEDFYKRNHSGRKLHWHHLMSNGIITFKNEVGQYDLEVTTFQLAVLFAWNQRPRERISFENLKLATELPDAELRRTLWSLVAFPKLKRQVLSYDPPVSSPKDFTDGTLFYVNQDFSLIKNSKVQKRGKINLIGRLQLTTERMREEENEGIVQLRILRTQEAIIQIMKMRKRISNAQLQTELVEILKNMFLPQKKMIKEQIEWLIEHKYIKRDEGDINTFIYMA; the protein is encoded by the exons ATGGCGACGTCTAATTTGTTAAAG AACAAGGGGTCCCTACAATTTGAGGACAAGTGGGACCTGATGCGACCCATCGTCCTCAAGTTGCTCAGACAGGAGGCAGTCACCAAGCAACAGTGGTTTGACTTGTTCTC AGATGTCCATGCTGTTTGTCTATGGGATGATAAAGGTCCAGCCAAAATCCACCAAGCCCTCAAAGAAGACATCCTCGACTTTATCAAGCAAGCACAAACT CGTGTGCTGAGCCATCAGGATGACACAGCTCTGCTTAAAGCCTACATTGTAGAGTGGAGGAAGTTCTTCACCCAGTGTGACATCCTGCCTAAACCTTTCTGTCAGTTGGAGATCACACTGATGGGAAAACAAGGCAGCAACAAGAAAACTAACATGGAAGACAGCATTGTACGCAAG CTGATGCTGGACACGTGGAACGAGTCAATCTTTTCCAACATTAAGAGTCGCCTGCAAGATAGTGCTATGAAGCTGGTTCACGCCGAGAGGTTGGGAGAGGCATTTGACTCGCAGCTAGTTATAGGTGTACGCGAGTCGTACG TCAACTTGTGCTCTAACCCAGATGACAAGCTGCAGATCTACAGGGATAACTTTGAGAAAGCTTATTTGGACTCCACAGAGAGGTTTTACCGAACACAGGCACCATCCTACCTGCAACAAAATGGTGTCCAGAATTACATGAAATAT GCCGATGCAAAGCtgagagaagaggagaagagaGCACTAAGATATCTGGAGACACGCCGTGAATGTAACTCTGTTCAAGCA CTTATGGAATGTTGTGTGAATGCACTGGTGACGTCCTTCAAAGAGACCATCTTAGCCGAATGTCCAGGAATGATTAAACACAATGAAACAGACA AGCTGCACCTGATGTTTTCCCTGATGGACAAGGTTCCCAGTGGGATCGAGCCCATGCTAAAAGACTTGGAAGAGCATATCATCAATGCAGGTCTAGCAGACATGGTGGCTGCTGCTGAGACAATCACTACT GATTCTGAGAAATACGTGGAGCAGCTGTTGACGTTGTTTAACCGCTTCAGTAAGCTGGTTAAGGAAGCTTTCCAGGACGATCCTCGCTTCCTCACTGCAAGAGATAAG GCTTATAAGGCTGTTGTCAATGATGCCACAATCTTCAAATTGGAGCTGCCTATGAAGCAGAAGGG TGTGGGTATGAAGACTCAGCCAGAGTCCAAATGTCCTGAGCTGCTGGCAAACTATTGTGACATGCTGCTGAGAAAAACTCCCCTTAGCAAGAAACTCACCTCAGAAGAAATTGAGCTCAAACTCAAAGAAGTG CTCTTGGTGTTGAAGTACGTCCAGAACAAAGATGTGTTTATGCGTTATCACAAGGCTCACCTGACCAGGCGCCTGATTCTGGACATTTCAGCAGACAGTGAGATTGAAGAGAACATGGTGGAGTGGCTTAGA GAAGTAGGAATGCCTGCTGATTATGTGAACAAGCTGGCCAGGATGTTCCAGGACATCAAAGTCTCAGAGGACCTCAATCAAGTCTTCAAAgagatgcacaaacacaacaagctgGCCCTGCCAG CTGACAGTGTGAACATTAAGATCCTGAATGCTGGGGCGTGGTCACGAAGCAGTGAGAAGGTTTTTGTCTCGCTGCCCACGGAGCTGGAGGACCTGATTCCTGAGGTGGAAGACTTCTATAAAAGAAATCATAGTGGCCGTAAACTCCACTGGCATCACCTCATGTCCAATGGGATT ATCACCTTTAAAAACGAGGTGGGCCAGTACGACCTGGAGGTGACAACGTTCCAACTTGCCGTGTTGTTTGCTTGGAACCAGAGACCCAGAGAGAGAATCAGCTTTGAGAATCTCAAACTGGCCACAGAGCTGCCTGATGCCGAGCTGCGTCGAACACTATGG TCCCTGGTTGCCTTCCCCAAGCTGAAGAGACAAGTGCTGTCCTATGACCCTCCAGTTAGTTCTCCCAAAGACTTCACGGACGGCACGCTTTTCTACGTCAACCAGGACTTCTCACTTAT CAAAAACTCCAAAGTccagaagagaggaaaaatcaACCTGATTGGTCGGCTGCAGCTGACCACTGAGCGAATGAGAGAAGAGGAGAATGAAGGAATTGTACAGCTCAGAATACTCAGGACTCAG GAGGCAATCATCCAAATTATGAAGATGAGGAAGCGCATCAGCAATGCCCAGCTGCAGACGGAGCTGGTAGAAATCttgaaaaatatgtttctgcCTCAGAAGAAGATGATAAAGGAGCAGATTGAATGGCTTATCGAGCACAAGTATATTAAGAGAGACGAGGGAGACATCAACACCTTCATCTACATGGCCTAG
- the LOC121645657 gene encoding solute carrier family 35 member F2-like encodes MADSNGNVGFGNESRLLVRIRKYNPKEIFTWQLAKMLMMGQGLAGLICGTAISSQYLATYFHVNTPMLQSFLNYALLCTTYSTVLLCRTGDGNILQILKRRWWKYLLLGLVDVEANYAVVKAYQYSTLTSVQLLDCFVIPVLMVLSWWILKTRYRIVHYVAVCICLLGVGAMVGADLLAGRDQGSTSNILLGDGLVLLSATLYAVSNVSQEYTVKNLSREEFLGMIGLFGTIISTIQMVILEPNDISAIKWSWQVGLLFSAYALCMYLLYSFMPIVIKLSSATSVNLSLLTADLFSLFCGIFLFQYNFSGLYLVSLVVILIGFITFNAVPTPTTPTDSSISSSTTSRCEDGYYDNPVAAENDITRKEVAVRIPTEEEVEDEEELSGTGDKEDKWEETRKQNKSASGASQNFGEQRNDEDLVVGRSTKL; translated from the exons ATGGCTGATTCAAATGGCAACGTGGGCTTTGGGAATGAAAGCAGACTTCTAGTGAGGATCAGGAAATACAATCCCAAGGAAATTTTCACATG gcAGCTGGCCAAGATGCTGATGATGGGTCAGGGTCTGGCTGGACTCATTTGTGGAACAGCTATCTCCTCCCAGTATCTAGCCACATACTTCCATGTGAACACACCCATGCTGCAGAGCTTCCTGAACTATGCTCTGCTGTGCACAACCTACAGCACTGTGCTGCTCTGCAGAACAG GGGATGGCAATATTTTACAGATTCTGAAGAGAAGATGGTGGAAGTACCTTCTGCTGGGGCTGGTGGATGTGGAGGCCAACTATGCTGTGGTCAAAGCATACCAGTACTCCACCCTTACCAGCGTGCAG CTGCTTGACTGCTTTGTGATCCCAGTCCTAATGGTGCTGTCCTGGTGGATTTTGAAGACACGTTACAGAATAGTCCATTATGTCGCAGTCTGCATCTGCCTTCTTGGTGTGGGGGCCATGGTGGGGGCTGACCTGCTGGCTGGAAGAGATCAGGGTTCCA CCTCAAATATCTTATTAGGTGATGGTTTAGTGCTGCTCAGTGCTACGTTGTATGCCGTGTCTAACGTGTCTCAGGAATACACAGTGAAGAACCTGAGCAGGGAGGAGTTTCTTGGTATGATCGGCCTGTTCGGAACAATCATCAGCACCATACAGAT GGTGATCCTGGAACCGAATGATATTTCTGCCATCAAGTGGAGCTGGCAAGTAG GACTCCTGTTttctgcatatgcattatgcaTGTACCTTTTGTACAGCTTTATGCCCATCGTAATTAAACTGAGCAGCGCCACTTCTGTCAACCTCTCCCTGCTCACCGCTGACCTCTTCAGCCTCTTCTGCGGAATCTTCCTCTTCCAGTACAAT TTTTCTGGACTCTACCTGGTCTCCCTCGTGGTCATTCTCATTGGCTTCATCACCTTTAATGCTGTACCGACACCTACCACCCCCACAGACTCCAGCATATCCTCTTCCACCACTTCTAGGTGTGAGGACGGTTACTATGACAATCCTGTTGCAGCTGAGAATGATATAACCAGGAAGGAAGTGGCTGTTAGGATCCCCACTGAGGAAGAggtagaggatgaagaggagctgtCAGGGACTGGAGATAAGGAAGACAAGTGGGAGGAGACGAGGAAGCAAAATAAGAGTGCTTCAGGTGCATCACAGAACTTTGGAGaacagagaaatgatgaagaTCTGGTTGTTGGACGTAGCACTAAACTATGA